Proteins encoded together in one Gigantopelta aegis isolate Gae_Host chromosome 8, Gae_host_genome, whole genome shotgun sequence window:
- the LOC121379546 gene encoding uncharacterized protein LOC121379546, which yields MAPVLLRRAPAGSLDSTSDNGWINKDLFHEWLQHFVKFTKCSKEHKCLPILDGDFSHKTLLSVTYAKDHGITMIVLPPHCTHKMQPLDKTFFGPQKANYNAEADRWMLVHPGNRRGLSTKLPNCLDLPTYEQL from the coding sequence ATGGCGCCTGTACTTCTCAGACGAGCACCAGCCGGATCGCTTGATAGTACGAGTGATAACGGCTGGATAAACAAGGATCTGTTTCAtgagtggctacaacattttgtgaaatttacaaaatgttccAAAGAACACAAATGCTTGCCGATATTAGATGGAGACTTCAGCCACAAGACACTGCTATCCGTTACCTATGCCAAAGACCACGGGATAACCATGATAGTTCTACCGCCTCACTGCACCCATAAAATGCAGCCACTTGACAAGACATTCTTTGGTCCCCAGAAGGCAAACTACAATGCAGAAGCAGATAGATGGATGCTTGTACACCCAGGAAACAGAAGAGGTCTGTCTACGAAGTTGCCCAACTGTTTGGATCTGCCTACATACGAACAGCTATGA